One Bacillus sp. 2205SS5-2 genomic window carries:
- a CDS encoding DUF3992 domain-containing protein, whose protein sequence is MGLKCVCSPDENGGTTVRPILSDSFCGIFDLDCNNQLDDDRFVWRSRQMGTTFPVAGTVTIKYEGGCANILTVNLRLNGDAGAIVGTLTIPEQPGNNLNSQSITVQRFDTLEIICAGGGGNTCEGEYCLNIHYPSPFDLT, encoded by the coding sequence ATGGGCTTAAAATGCGTCTGTTCTCCTGATGAGAATGGTGGAACCACAGTCAGGCCGATTTTATCAGATTCATTTTGCGGTATTTTTGACTTAGACTGTAATAACCAATTGGACGACGATCGATTTGTATGGAGATCCCGTCAGATGGGGACGACTTTTCCAGTAGCAGGTACAGTAACCATTAAATATGAAGGGGGCTGTGCAAATATATTAACAGTAAATTTGCGATTAAACGGGGATGCAGGAGCGATAGTCGGCACGTTGACCATACCAGAACAGCCAGGGAATAATCTCAATAGTCAATCTATCACAGTACAGAGATTTGATACTTTGGAAATCATCTGTGCAGGGGGCGGTGGGAATACATGCGAAGGCGAGTATTGTCTGAACATCCACTATCCTTCACCATTTGATCTTACTTAG